A section of the Streptomyces sp. V3I8 genome encodes:
- a CDS encoding CsbD family protein, which yields MAQDEKAKAKTEQAKGKVKETLGQAVGNERMTAEGKAEQSKGDARQAKEKTKDAFRH from the coding sequence GTGGCACAGGACGAGAAGGCCAAGGCAAAGACCGAGCAGGCCAAGGGCAAGGTCAAGGAGACCCTCGGCCAGGCCGTCGGCAACGAGCGGATGACCGCCGAGGGCAAGGCGGAACAGTCGAAGGGTGACGCCCGCCAGGCCAAGGAGAAGACCAAGGACGCATTCCGGCATTGA
- a CDS encoding SHOCT domain-containing protein, protein MYLAYDYPLMSVFWSMLVFFLWIMWFVLLFRIVVDIFRDDDMSGWGKAGWLVFVAFLPFLGVFVYVIARGKHMGHREVAQARAQHEVFESYVRETARSADRPSSADELAKLSEIKARGDITEEEFHRAKELVLSGSGASVRTGAGASAAGH, encoded by the coding sequence ATGTATCTCGCCTACGACTATCCGCTCATGAGTGTCTTCTGGTCCATGCTGGTCTTCTTCCTGTGGATCATGTGGTTCGTCCTGCTGTTCCGGATCGTCGTCGACATCTTCCGGGACGACGACATGAGCGGCTGGGGCAAGGCGGGCTGGCTGGTGTTCGTGGCTTTCCTGCCCTTCCTCGGCGTCTTCGTCTACGTGATCGCGCGGGGCAAGCACATGGGGCACCGCGAGGTGGCGCAGGCGCGCGCACAGCACGAGGTGTTCGAGTCGTACGTCCGGGAGACCGCCCGGAGCGCGGACCGGCCGAGCAGCGCCGACGAACTCGCGAAGCTGTCCGAGATCAAGGCCCGCGGCGACATCACGGAGGAGGAGTTCCACCGGGCGAAGGAGCTGGTGCTGAGCGGCTCCGGCGCCTCGGTACGGACGGGCGCCGGCGCTTCGGCGGCCGGTCACTGA
- a CDS encoding TetR/AcrR family transcriptional regulator — translation MPQNSPSLDRATPDRIAGAALLLVDEAGPGALTFRALAARLGISLASLQRRCTDLAGLLDLCTDQLAARLPEIGPGTDWAAATETRFTALYRLLSAHPGLLALRGARPWLGPNLLARLVEPQLADSLAAGMTAEEAITAYRRMYLLTLGSASFVDHRDPKGTQALTRTALAALDPDDHPVLSGNMAAILPALTDHEVYYGALRQLIRAAAPRPPAAGTSPTVHVQGKPGPQA, via the coding sequence ATGCCCCAGAACTCTCCGTCCCTGGACCGCGCGACCCCCGACCGCATCGCCGGGGCCGCCCTGCTGCTGGTCGACGAGGCCGGGCCCGGGGCGCTGACGTTCCGCGCCCTCGCCGCGCGGCTGGGGATCTCGCTCGCCTCCCTCCAGCGGCGCTGCACCGACCTGGCCGGACTGCTGGACCTGTGCACCGACCAGCTGGCCGCCCGCCTTCCCGAGATCGGGCCGGGCACCGACTGGGCCGCGGCCACCGAGACGCGGTTCACCGCCCTGTACCGGCTGCTGTCGGCCCACCCCGGCCTGCTCGCCCTGCGCGGCGCCCGCCCCTGGCTGGGGCCGAACCTGCTGGCCCGCCTCGTCGAACCGCAGCTCGCCGACAGCCTCGCGGCCGGGATGACCGCGGAGGAGGCGATCACCGCCTACCGGCGGATGTACCTGCTCACCCTCGGCAGCGCGAGCTTCGTCGACCACCGCGACCCCAAGGGCACCCAGGCGCTCACCCGCACCGCCCTGGCCGCCCTCGACCCGGACGATCATCCGGTCCTGTCGGGGAACATGGCGGCGATCCTGCCCGCCCTGACCGACCACGAGGTCTATTACGGCGCACTGCGCCAGCTCATCCGGGCCGCCGCACCGCGGCCGCCCGCCGCCGGCACGTCTCCCACCGTCCACGTCCAAGGAAAGCCAGGACCGCAGGCATGA
- a CDS encoding phosphatidylserine/phosphatidylglycerophosphate/cardiolipin synthase family protein, with product MTSTKDQLQKTSPRAGTPAAPVYEDRAQRIRRRLERLIGIAATEGNTLTALRNGDEIFAAMLAGIRSAEHTVDMMTFVYWKGDIAREFAEALTERARAGVRVRLLLDGFGSRLIEKDLLAAMEQAGVQVAWFRRPLALSPFKQNHRCHRKVLVVDEQTAFTGGVGIAEEWCGNARNEHEWRDTHVEVRGPAVDGVAAAFAQNWAECHDELFDGRDRFVGHEPEGGAVVQVVRGSASFGWQDMQTLLRVMLESAEERFRLATAYFAPDAFFIELLCAAARRGVEVEILLPGPHTDKRVCQLAGQHYYEDLTACGVKIYQYQPTMMHAKVITVDRVAALVGSTNFNRRSLDHDEEIMLAVLDEEFTATLDAHFEEDIANGVLIEEGRWKRRSVVQRAREAAVVPIRRFL from the coding sequence ATGACCAGTACGAAGGACCAGTTGCAGAAGACCTCCCCCCGCGCCGGGACGCCGGCCGCGCCGGTCTACGAGGACCGTGCGCAGCGGATACGCCGGCGGCTGGAGAGACTCATCGGTATCGCGGCGACCGAGGGCAACACCCTCACCGCCCTGCGCAACGGCGACGAGATCTTCGCCGCGATGCTGGCGGGCATCCGGTCCGCCGAACACACCGTGGACATGATGACCTTCGTGTACTGGAAGGGCGACATCGCCCGTGAGTTCGCCGAGGCGCTCACCGAGCGGGCCCGGGCCGGTGTGCGGGTGCGGCTGCTGCTGGACGGGTTCGGCAGCAGGCTGATCGAGAAGGACCTGCTGGCGGCCATGGAGCAGGCCGGGGTGCAGGTGGCGTGGTTCCGCAGGCCGCTGGCGCTCTCACCGTTCAAGCAGAACCACCGCTGCCACCGCAAGGTGCTCGTCGTCGACGAGCAGACGGCCTTCACCGGCGGGGTGGGGATCGCGGAGGAGTGGTGCGGGAACGCGCGCAACGAGCACGAGTGGCGCGACACCCACGTCGAGGTCCGCGGGCCCGCCGTGGACGGTGTCGCCGCCGCCTTCGCGCAGAACTGGGCCGAGTGCCACGACGAACTCTTCGACGGGCGCGACCGGTTCGTCGGACACGAACCCGAGGGCGGGGCCGTGGTGCAGGTGGTGCGCGGCTCGGCCAGCTTCGGGTGGCAGGACATGCAGACCCTGCTCCGGGTGATGCTGGAGTCGGCCGAGGAACGCTTCCGGCTGGCCACGGCCTACTTCGCGCCGGACGCGTTCTTCATCGAGCTGCTGTGCGCGGCGGCCCGCCGGGGTGTGGAGGTGGAGATCCTGCTGCCCGGCCCGCACACGGACAAGCGGGTCTGCCAGCTGGCGGGCCAGCACTACTACGAGGACCTCACCGCCTGCGGCGTGAAGATCTACCAGTACCAGCCGACGATGATGCACGCCAAGGTCATCACCGTGGACCGGGTCGCCGCACTGGTCGGCTCGACCAACTTCAACCGCCGCTCGCTCGACCACGACGAGGAGATCATGCTCGCCGTCCTGGACGAGGAGTTCACCGCCACCCTCGACGCCCACTTCGAGGAGGACATCGCGAACGGCGTCCTGATCGAGGAGGGCCGCTGGAAGCGGCGCTCGGTCGTCCAGCGGGCCCGGGAAGCGGCGGTCGTCCCGATCCGCCGCTTCCTGTGA
- a CDS encoding hemerythrin domain-containing protein has translation MSETHDVVELILEDHRTMEDLFRRMRSVEADRAQALEEFSHLLIAHALAEEAEVYPALKRYRNIDNEEVEHGEEEHEEGNEALLALLEVDEVGSDEWDEKLEELVEAITHHADEEERTILNGARENVAMKRREELGVAFLKERAHQLGSGCGSVENVRGIVKG, from the coding sequence ATGTCCGAGACGCACGATGTCGTCGAACTCATTCTTGAAGACCACCGCACGATGGAGGACCTCTTCCGGCGGATGCGCAGTGTCGAGGCGGACAGGGCGCAGGCGCTGGAGGAGTTCTCCCACCTCCTGATCGCCCATGCCCTCGCCGAGGAGGCCGAGGTCTACCCGGCCCTCAAGCGCTACCGGAACATCGACAACGAAGAGGTCGAGCACGGCGAGGAGGAGCACGAGGAGGGCAACGAGGCGCTGCTCGCCCTCCTGGAGGTCGACGAGGTCGGCTCCGACGAGTGGGACGAGAAGCTGGAAGAGCTCGTCGAGGCCATCACGCACCATGCCGACGAGGAGGAGCGCACGATCCTCAACGGCGCGCGCGAGAACGTCGCCATGAAGCGCCGCGAAGAGCTCGGTGTCGCCTTCCTGAAGGAGCGGGCGCACCAGCTGGGGTCCGGCTGCGGCTCGGTCGAGAACGTCCGCGGCATCGTCAAGGGCTGA
- a CDS encoding GAF and ANTAR domain-containing protein has product MSQQPGEVWEQFAIAVAEMARDLLAQDSAQGTLDRVVEHAKVLINGCDEAGILTVRQGKVNALAATGDVVRHADRIQQDLQEGPCFDAVTDRQQVYTIEDMTKPSKQWPHFTPRLRELGMGSMMGFLLFTEDDDLGALNLYSHEPDTFDEAARRAGWILASHAAVAFSAARTHQQLSHALETRHEIGEAIGILMERYGLAEDAAFKVLKKTSQDRNVKVREIARQICRTGERPG; this is encoded by the coding sequence ATGTCGCAGCAGCCGGGCGAGGTCTGGGAGCAGTTCGCGATCGCCGTGGCGGAGATGGCGCGGGACCTGCTGGCGCAGGACTCCGCCCAGGGCACCCTGGACCGGGTCGTGGAGCACGCGAAGGTCCTGATCAACGGGTGTGACGAAGCCGGCATCCTCACCGTACGGCAGGGGAAGGTGAACGCCCTGGCGGCGACGGGCGACGTGGTCCGGCACGCGGACCGGATCCAGCAGGACCTGCAGGAAGGCCCGTGCTTCGACGCCGTGACGGACCGTCAGCAGGTCTACACGATCGAGGACATGACGAAGCCGAGCAAGCAGTGGCCGCATTTCACTCCCCGGCTCAGGGAGCTGGGGATGGGAAGCATGATGGGCTTCCTGCTCTTCACCGAGGACGACGACCTCGGCGCCCTGAACCTGTACTCGCACGAGCCGGACACCTTCGACGAGGCCGCCAGACGCGCCGGCTGGATCCTTGCCTCGCACGCGGCGGTGGCCTTCTCGGCGGCCCGTACGCACCAGCAGCTCAGTCACGCCCTGGAGACCCGGCACGAGATCGGCGAGGCCATCGGCATCCTCATGGAGCGCTACGGCCTGGCCGAGGACGCGGCCTTCAAGGTGCTCAAGAAGACCTCCCAGGACCGCAACGTCAAAGTGCGCGAGATCGCCCGCCAGATCTGCCGTACGGGCGAGAGGCCCGGCTGA
- a CDS encoding DUF2252 domain-containing protein: MVIPVAFTASLSPAERAAYGREARKRASRSCHGWFEAEQQRPDPVEVIERQSASRLTALVPIRYGRMLESPFRFYRGAASVMAADLGPVPGTGLPVQLCGDAHLLNFRLLASPERHLVFDINDFDETLTGPFEWDVKRLAASLAIAGRANGFSVKQQNRAVRACVQAYRQRMRRFAGMSTLDIWYAQDDVDRIRELLASSMDKRTRRRTADATAKARTRTHLQAFEKLTRVTAGGRRIAPDPPLLTPLRDLLADSSGDEEEKELRNVLDGYARTLSSERRHLLRHYRLVDMARKVVGVGSVGTRCWILLMLGRDDGDPLLLQAKEAQESVLAPYTNGGDHYDNQGRRVVAGQRLIQTTSDIFLGWTNVVGLDGLGRDFYVRQLRDWKGIARPETMDPGLLRLFGQLCGACLARAHARSGDPVAIAAYLGGSDRFDRALAGFAQAYADQNERDFEALGAAVRLGRVTAENL, translated from the coding sequence ATGGTCATACCGGTCGCCTTCACGGCCTCCCTGTCTCCCGCCGAACGGGCGGCGTACGGCAGGGAAGCACGCAAGCGGGCCTCCCGTTCGTGCCACGGCTGGTTCGAGGCCGAGCAGCAGCGGCCCGACCCCGTCGAGGTGATAGAGCGCCAGTCGGCCTCACGGCTGACCGCGTTGGTGCCGATCCGCTACGGACGCATGCTGGAGTCGCCGTTCCGCTTCTACCGGGGCGCCGCGTCGGTCATGGCCGCGGACCTCGGGCCCGTCCCCGGCACCGGCCTGCCGGTGCAGCTGTGCGGAGACGCCCATCTGCTGAACTTCCGGCTGCTGGCCTCGCCGGAGCGCCATCTGGTCTTCGACATCAACGACTTCGACGAGACCCTGACCGGCCCGTTCGAGTGGGACGTCAAACGGCTGGCCGCCAGCCTCGCGATCGCCGGCCGGGCCAACGGGTTCTCGGTCAAGCAGCAGAACAGAGCGGTACGGGCCTGTGTGCAGGCCTACCGGCAGCGGATGCGCCGGTTCGCCGGCATGAGCACGCTCGACATCTGGTACGCGCAGGACGACGTCGACCGGATACGGGAACTGCTGGCCTCCTCGATGGACAAACGCACCAGGCGCCGTACCGCGGACGCGACGGCGAAGGCCAGGACGCGCACGCACCTGCAGGCCTTCGAGAAGCTCACCCGCGTCACGGCCGGGGGCCGGCGGATCGCACCCGACCCGCCGCTGCTCACCCCGCTGCGCGACCTGCTCGCGGACTCCTCCGGGGACGAGGAGGAGAAGGAGCTGAGGAACGTCCTGGACGGGTACGCGCGGACCCTGTCCTCGGAGCGGCGGCACCTGCTGCGTCACTACCGGCTGGTGGACATGGCCCGGAAGGTGGTGGGCGTCGGCAGTGTCGGAACACGCTGCTGGATCCTGCTCATGCTCGGCAGGGACGACGGGGACCCCCTGCTGCTGCAGGCCAAGGAGGCACAGGAATCGGTCCTCGCCCCCTATACGAACGGCGGCGACCACTACGACAACCAGGGCCGCCGGGTGGTGGCGGGACAGCGGCTGATCCAGACGACCAGTGACATCTTCCTGGGCTGGACGAACGTGGTGGGCCTCGACGGCCTGGGCCGCGACTTCTACGTACGCCAGCTACGGGACTGGAAGGGCATCGCCCGGCCGGAGACCATGGACCCCGGACTCCTGCGCCTGTTCGGGCAGTTGTGCGGCGCCTGCCTGGCGCGGGCCCACGCCCGTTCCGGCGACCCCGTGGCCATCGCCGCGTACCTCGGCGGCAGCGACCGCTTCGACCGTGCGCTCGCCGGGTTCGCGCAGGCCTACGCCGACCAGAACGAACGGGACTTCGAGGCACTGGGCGCGGCCGTCCGCCTCGGAAGGGTCACCGCCGAGAACCTCTGA
- a CDS encoding BlaI/MecI/CopY family transcriptional regulator, whose protein sequence is MSEVESAATQLKTQYAAQVAADLERNTKEQERIGAEVASLEEQLRGLRHDRTLLAQLQRALGGDDSAQAAATTAKRKKTATGPAATKSAAESGSSASAASKSVASKSAAAKPAAAKPALAKPAPARPTLVELIRDHLGRQSEPRSSAEVATALAEAHPDREIKPKVVRTTIEGLVAKGQVQRTKQGSSVFYTTAAAAAAPGDTAETTQVTETGTEQAPDTA, encoded by the coding sequence ATGTCCGAAGTCGAATCGGCCGCCACGCAGCTCAAGACCCAGTACGCCGCCCAGGTCGCCGCGGACCTGGAACGCAACACCAAGGAGCAGGAACGTATCGGCGCCGAAGTGGCTTCGCTGGAGGAGCAGTTGCGCGGCCTGCGGCACGACCGGACCCTGCTGGCGCAGCTGCAGCGGGCGCTGGGTGGTGACGACTCCGCCCAGGCGGCGGCCACCACGGCGAAGCGGAAGAAGACGGCCACCGGACCGGCCGCCACGAAGTCGGCGGCCGAGTCCGGGAGTTCGGCGTCCGCCGCTTCGAAATCCGTCGCCTCGAAATCCGCCGCCGCGAAGCCCGCCGCCGCGAAGCCGGCCCTCGCGAAGCCGGCCCCCGCCCGGCCCACCCTCGTCGAGCTCATCCGTGACCACCTCGGCCGGCAGTCCGAGCCGCGCTCGTCCGCCGAGGTCGCCACCGCGCTGGCCGAGGCCCACCCGGATCGCGAGATCAAGCCCAAGGTGGTCCGCACCACGATCGAGGGGCTGGTCGCCAAGGGGCAGGTCCAGCGCACCAAGCAGGGGTCGTCCGTCTTCTACACGACGGCCGCGGCCGCCGCGGCTCCCGGCGACACCGCGGAGACCACGCAGGTCACCGAGACCGGGACCGAACAGGCGCCGGATACCGCCTGA
- a CDS encoding WhiB family transcriptional regulator, whose translation MEGWREDAECRTVDPDLFFPIGNTGPALVQIEDAKSVCRRCPVQAQCLEWALETGQSIGVWGGRSEGERRALRRRAGGRASRGSA comes from the coding sequence ATGGAAGGCTGGCGCGAGGACGCGGAATGCCGCACCGTCGATCCCGATCTCTTCTTCCCCATCGGCAACACGGGCCCGGCGCTCGTGCAGATCGAGGACGCGAAGAGCGTGTGCCGACGCTGCCCGGTGCAGGCGCAGTGCCTGGAGTGGGCGCTCGAGACGGGCCAGAGCATCGGTGTGTGGGGCGGCAGGAGCGAGGGTGAACGACGCGCCCTGCGGCGCCGCGCCGGTGGCCGCGCCTCCCGCGGCAGCGCGTAG
- a CDS encoding HdeD family acid-resistance protein — protein MTVSRGSAPRSAPQSPSAGAAPGAAADPAEALGRLGRSWTWILGSALATFVSGILVLVWPDGTLHVLGVLVGLYLLVTGGFRFVASFARDDPGERLPGLLLAVLYVLAGVLCMRNPLQTVAALSLIVGVLWLVSGILTLYTAIVARGLPHRGFLLGAAVIGILAGIVVLALPTESARALTRLLGLWLVLLGLAEVVVAFAWRAAPKRGSAAGPHGSEGSEGSVHSAGSAGAASWPGRAGTD, from the coding sequence ATGACCGTGTCGCGTGGTTCGGCACCGCGTTCCGCACCGCAGTCCCCGTCCGCCGGGGCCGCCCCGGGGGCCGCGGCGGATCCGGCGGAGGCGCTGGGCAGGCTCGGGCGCTCCTGGACGTGGATCCTCGGTTCGGCGCTGGCGACGTTCGTGTCCGGCATCCTCGTCCTGGTCTGGCCGGACGGGACGCTGCACGTCCTCGGGGTCCTGGTCGGTCTGTACCTGCTGGTGACGGGCGGCTTCCGGTTCGTCGCGTCCTTCGCGCGCGACGACCCCGGCGAACGGCTGCCGGGTCTGCTCCTCGCGGTGCTGTACGTCCTGGCCGGGGTGCTGTGCATGCGCAATCCGCTGCAGACCGTCGCCGCGCTCTCGCTGATCGTCGGGGTCCTCTGGCTGGTGTCCGGCATCCTCACGCTCTACACGGCCATCGTGGCCAGGGGCCTGCCCCACCGCGGCTTCCTCCTGGGCGCCGCGGTGATCGGCATCCTCGCGGGCATCGTGGTGCTGGCCCTGCCGACCGAGTCGGCCCGGGCACTGACCCGCCTGCTCGGCCTGTGGCTGGTCCTGCTCGGCCTGGCGGAGGTGGTGGTCGCCTTCGCGTGGCGGGCGGCGCCGAAGAGGGGGAGCGCGGCGGGACCGCACGGTTCCGAGGGCTCTGAGGGCTCCGTGCACTCCGCGGGTTCCGCCGGCGCCGCGTCCTGGCCCGGCCGCGCCGGGACCGACTGA
- a CDS encoding ATP-binding protein — translation MLAEYRTSSPHGLTAEPSRRAPSRPSSPAEVREELRHALAEAQRSRRRIAQGGDEIIGDALLVATELTTNAMLHGGGVTGFEVALDDEVVRLSVSDSSREYPAPKRDDGERGYMGPGGHGWPIVCRLARDITISELRTGGKRITAVVPLAHP, via the coding sequence ATGCTCGCGGAGTACCGTACGTCTTCTCCCCACGGCCTGACGGCCGAGCCGTCGCGGCGCGCCCCGTCCCGGCCGAGCAGCCCGGCCGAGGTGCGCGAGGAGCTGAGGCACGCGCTGGCCGAGGCCCAGCGATCCCGGCGGCGCATCGCCCAGGGCGGCGACGAGATCATCGGCGACGCCCTGCTCGTGGCCACGGAACTCACGACCAACGCGATGCTGCACGGCGGCGGTGTCACCGGTTTCGAAGTGGCGCTGGACGACGAGGTCGTACGCCTGTCGGTGAGCGACAGCAGCCGGGAGTACCCCGCGCCGAAGCGCGACGACGGCGAGCGGGGATACATGGGCCCCGGAGGCCATGGCTGGCCCATCGTCTGCCGGCTGGCCCGCGACATCACGATCTCGGAGCTGCGGACCGGCGGGAAGCGCATCACGGCCGTGGTACCGCTCGCCCACCCGTGA
- a CDS encoding glycoside hydrolase family 15 protein codes for MRRYPPIADHGLVGDLQTAALVSSDGTVDWLCAPRFDSPSVFASLLDHDRGGHFAVSADTERPPVQLYLQDTAILVTRFLAESGVGEVVDFMPVDRPERVAGRHRLVRILRVTRGRVRFTLRCRPRFDYARAGHRVDLAEDAVRFDAPGAQAVLQTAGAVRWARDGDDVRSELTLSEGESAAVVLTVGDADDTPVPPLTYPDVTALFESTRDFWHAWVRRSHYHGRWQDMVNRAAITLKLLTYAPTGAPVAAPTMGLPEQIGGGRNWDYRYTWVRDGSMSVGALLGLGHVEEAHAFRGWLGDRLKAGRTVSGEPLQIMYRVDGDPELTEEPLDHLEGYRGSAPVYAGNGAAGQLQLDIYGEAVLALSQAVQDTGEAPPYDGWQALAGVLDWLVKAWDRPDEGIWETRGGQKDFTYSRLMCWVAFDRGIRMARDFARPADIPEWTTARDDILRQVMERGWSTSRRSFVQNYEDTTLDASLLLMPSVGFISPKDPRWLSTLDAMEHELVSDSLVQRYDTQASPDGLRGSEGTFSLCSFLYVDALARAGQLGPARYGFDKMLTYANHAGLFAEEIGSTGEQLGNFPQAFTHLALITAALSLDHEMDALG; via the coding sequence ATGCGACGCTATCCCCCCATCGCCGACCACGGGCTGGTAGGCGATCTGCAGACCGCCGCACTGGTCTCCTCCGACGGCACCGTCGACTGGCTGTGCGCGCCCCGGTTCGACTCGCCCAGTGTGTTCGCCTCGCTCCTCGACCACGACCGCGGCGGCCACTTCGCCGTGTCCGCCGACACCGAACGGCCCCCGGTCCAGCTCTACCTCCAGGACACCGCGATCCTGGTGACCCGCTTCCTGGCCGAGTCGGGCGTCGGCGAGGTGGTCGACTTCATGCCGGTGGACCGCCCCGAGCGCGTGGCGGGCAGGCACCGGCTGGTCAGGATCCTGCGGGTCACCCGCGGCCGGGTCCGCTTCACCCTGCGGTGCCGGCCCCGCTTCGACTACGCCCGCGCCGGACACCGCGTCGACCTGGCCGAGGACGCCGTGCGCTTCGACGCCCCCGGCGCACAGGCGGTGCTCCAGACGGCCGGCGCGGTGCGATGGGCCCGGGACGGCGACGACGTCCGCAGCGAACTGACCCTGAGCGAGGGCGAGTCCGCGGCCGTCGTCCTGACGGTGGGCGACGCCGACGACACCCCCGTGCCGCCGCTGACGTACCCGGACGTCACGGCCCTGTTCGAGAGCACCCGGGACTTCTGGCACGCGTGGGTACGCCGCAGTCACTACCACGGACGCTGGCAGGACATGGTGAACAGGGCGGCCATCACCCTGAAACTGCTCACGTACGCGCCCACCGGAGCGCCCGTCGCCGCCCCCACCATGGGGCTGCCCGAGCAGATCGGCGGCGGCCGCAACTGGGACTACCGCTACACCTGGGTGCGGGACGGCTCGATGTCGGTCGGCGCGCTGCTGGGACTGGGCCACGTCGAGGAGGCCCACGCGTTCCGCGGCTGGCTCGGCGACCGGCTGAAGGCGGGCCGCACGGTCAGCGGGGAACCCCTGCAGATCATGTACCGCGTCGACGGCGACCCCGAGCTGACGGAGGAGCCCCTGGATCACCTGGAGGGCTACCGCGGATCGGCGCCGGTGTACGCGGGCAACGGCGCCGCGGGACAGCTCCAGCTGGACATCTACGGAGAGGCGGTGCTCGCCCTGTCCCAGGCGGTGCAGGACACCGGGGAAGCACCGCCCTACGACGGCTGGCAGGCCCTGGCCGGCGTGCTCGACTGGCTGGTCAAGGCCTGGGACCGGCCCGACGAGGGGATCTGGGAGACCCGGGGCGGACAGAAGGACTTCACCTACAGCCGCCTCATGTGCTGGGTCGCCTTCGACCGGGGCATCCGGATGGCCCGCGACTTCGCCCGGCCCGCCGACATCCCGGAATGGACCACGGCACGGGACGACATCCTGCGCCAGGTGATGGAGCGCGGCTGGAGCACGAGCCGGCGGTCGTTCGTCCAGAACTACGAGGACACCACCCTCGACGCGTCCCTGCTCCTGATGCCGTCCGTCGGCTTCATCTCGCCGAAGGATCCGCGCTGGCTGTCGACCCTCGACGCGATGGAGCACGAACTCGTCTCCGACAGCCTCGTGCAGCGCTACGACACACAGGCGTCCCCGGACGGCCTGCGCGGCAGCGAGGGCACGTTCTCCCTGTGCAGCTTCCTGTACGTCGACGCGCTGGCGCGGGCGGGACAGCTCGGCCCGGCCAGGTACGGCTTCGACAAGATGCTGACCTACGCCAACCACGCGGGCCTGTTCGCGGAGGAGATCGGGTCGACGGGGGAACAGCTCGGCAACTTCCCCCAGGCGTTCACCCACCTGGCACTCATCACGGCCGCCCTCTCGCTCGACCACGAGATGGACGCCCTCGGCTGA
- a CDS encoding low specificity L-threonine aldolase: MNDSTTATARMFSSDNAAGASPEIVEAVVRAATGQASPYGADDVTAGVRRRLGEIFERDVDVLIVSTGSAANALGLAALTPPWGSVLCHRDSHINNDECGAPEFYTSGAKLVALGGHDARIDPAELRAAVRHKAGDVHSVEPSVVSVTQATETGAVYTPEELRALGSTVQEAGLRLHMDGARFAGAVAALGATPAELTWRAGVDLLSFGATKNGTMTAEAIVVFDRSLTAELSFRAKRAGQLASKMRFHAAQLEAYLTDDLWLRNAAHANAMAARLQEGLKAVPGVDLLGSAEANILFCRLPQQVTEGLLADGYVFYHDRWEPGVVRFVASFATTAQDIDGLLDAVRRHAA, translated from the coding sequence ATGAACGACAGCACCACCGCGACCGCCCGTATGTTCAGCAGCGACAACGCCGCCGGCGCCTCTCCCGAGATAGTCGAGGCCGTGGTCCGGGCCGCCACCGGACAGGCCTCCCCGTACGGGGCGGACGACGTCACGGCCGGTGTGCGCCGCCGGCTCGGCGAGATCTTCGAACGCGACGTCGACGTCCTGATCGTCTCCACCGGCTCCGCCGCGAACGCCCTGGGTCTCGCCGCCCTCACCCCGCCGTGGGGCAGCGTGCTGTGCCACCGCGACAGCCACATCAACAACGACGAGTGCGGGGCGCCGGAGTTCTACACCTCGGGCGCGAAGCTCGTCGCGCTCGGCGGCCACGACGCCCGGATCGACCCGGCCGAACTCCGTGCGGCCGTCCGGCACAAGGCCGGAGACGTGCACAGTGTGGAGCCCTCCGTGGTCAGCGTCACCCAGGCCACCGAGACCGGCGCCGTCTACACCCCCGAGGAACTGCGCGCCCTCGGCTCCACGGTCCAGGAGGCGGGGCTGCGCCTGCACATGGACGGTGCCCGCTTCGCCGGGGCCGTCGCGGCCCTCGGTGCCACCCCCGCCGAGCTGACCTGGCGGGCCGGTGTCGACCTGCTGTCGTTCGGAGCCACCAAGAACGGCACGATGACGGCCGAGGCGATCGTCGTCTTCGACCGTTCCCTCACCGCCGAACTCTCCTTCCGTGCCAAACGGGCCGGCCAGCTCGCCTCCAAGATGCGCTTCCACGCCGCCCAGCTGGAGGCCTACCTGACCGACGACCTGTGGCTGCGCAACGCGGCCCACGCGAACGCGATGGCCGCCCGTCTCCAGGAGGGCCTCAAGGCGGTGCCCGGAGTCGACCTCCTCGGCTCCGCGGAGGCCAATATTCTTTTCTGCCGGCTGCCGCAGCAGGTCACCGAGGGCCTGCTGGCCGACGGGTACGTCTTCTACCACGACCGCTGGGAGCCCGGCGTGGTCCGCTTCGTGGCCTCGTTCGCGACGACCGCGCAGGACATCGACGGCCTGCTCGACGCCGTCCGCCGGCACGCCGCCTGA